The Calditrichota bacterium genome has a window encoding:
- the lpxB gene encoding lipid-A-disaccharide synthase, with translation MTLDPPLPPRKTGGESESPPLTPPLKRGGTSIFISAGEASGDFHGSFVVQNLKEQLPNASFFGLGGDRMQGQGVELLFHARKLAFMGFAEVVRHLPYVMHVRKTVLREIMARKPELIILIDYPGLHFSLLRYLNSRKSVYKPRILYYIAPQVWAWKAARGPELAQLAHKIAVIFPFEEQLFQGFGCDARFVGHPLLDETGEIPPRGEFLKSIGIEPDARVLGILPGSRKQELRRHLPVVVETVRILKRLIPDLVPILAESPTVAPEFYDSYMTPPSPPAQRGGGSERPPLAPPLKRVGAEIIRARGVSHELLAHANASLVKSGSSTVEAAFFGNPYVVFYKTSALSFAIGKRIVKVPHIAMANLLAGEEVVPEFVQDDANPDKLAGTLLPLLTVPDAIRNARAKLEKVRVQLGEPGAGKRVAEMAVELLGTDSGGEPR, from the coding sequence TTGACGCTTGACCCCCCCTTGCCCCCCCGGAAGACCGGGGGGGAATCGGAATCACCCCCCCTTACCCCCCCGCTGAAGCGAGGGGGAACTTCCATCTTCATTTCGGCGGGGGAAGCGTCCGGGGATTTTCATGGATCGTTTGTTGTACAAAACCTGAAGGAACAGCTACCTAATGCTTCTTTCTTTGGGCTGGGTGGCGATCGGATGCAGGGTCAAGGGGTGGAGCTGCTATTTCATGCGCGGAAGCTCGCGTTCATGGGGTTCGCCGAGGTGGTGCGGCACCTACCCTATGTGATGCATGTGCGTAAGACGGTTTTGCGGGAAATCATGGCCCGAAAGCCGGAGCTGATCATCTTAATAGACTACCCCGGACTGCATTTTTCGCTGCTCAGATATTTGAATTCGCGGAAAAGTGTTTACAAGCCGAGAATTCTGTATTATATTGCACCTCAAGTATGGGCGTGGAAGGCCGCTCGAGGGCCGGAATTGGCTCAACTTGCTCACAAAATTGCGGTCATTTTCCCCTTTGAAGAACAGCTTTTTCAAGGATTTGGATGTGATGCGCGATTTGTGGGTCATCCGCTCTTGGATGAAACAGGAGAAATCCCTCCGAGAGGCGAGTTCCTAAAGAGTATCGGAATTGAGCCCGACGCCCGTGTTTTGGGGATTTTGCCGGGGTCGAGAAAACAGGAATTGCGCAGGCATTTGCCCGTGGTGGTCGAGACCGTGCGAATCCTGAAGAGGCTGATTCCGGATTTGGTGCCGATTTTGGCCGAGTCGCCGACGGTGGCGCCGGAGTTCTATGACTCCTACATGACCCCCCCTAGCCCCCCCGCGCAGCGCGGAGGGGGATCAGAGAGACCCCCCCTTGCCCCCCCGCTAAAGCGAGTGGGAGCAGAGATTATTCGAGCGCGGGGAGTTTCGCATGAACTGCTTGCTCATGCGAATGCTTCTTTGGTGAAGTCGGGATCATCGACTGTGGAAGCCGCGTTTTTCGGTAATCCGTATGTTGTGTTCTATAAAACGTCCGCTTTGAGTTTCGCGATTGGAAAGAGAATCGTGAAGGTTCCGCATATCGCGATGGCGAATTTGCTCGCGGGCGAAGAAGTTGTGCCGGAGTTTGTGCAGGATGACGCGAATCCTGACAAACTCGCGGGAACTCTGTTGCCACTGTTGACTGTGCCGGATGCGATTCGCAATGCGCGCGCGAAACTTGAGAAAGTTCGGGTGCAATTGGGCGAACCAGGCGCGGGGAAACGAGTGGCTGAGATGGCGGTGGAGTTGCTGGGAACAGATTCCGGCGGGGAACCGCGCTGA
- a CDS encoding lysophospholipid acyltransferase family protein produces the protein MKARKPLVMVTWHGRLLGSTYHCRKRNVVAMISQHRDGELVSQVVEKIGYETVRGSSTRGGSTAALAMIEKVRAGQTAAMIGDGPRGPIYKLKDGAAYISINSGADVIPVIFAADRTWVFRSWDRFTLPKPFSRVFLYYGEPIPHPGESADVHEFTLKIEAALEELREKAETEARAA, from the coding sequence ATGAAAGCGCGCAAGCCGCTGGTGATGGTGACGTGGCACGGCAGATTGCTGGGGTCAACGTATCATTGCCGGAAGCGGAACGTCGTGGCGATGATTTCGCAACACCGCGACGGAGAATTGGTTTCTCAGGTCGTGGAAAAAATCGGATATGAAACTGTGCGCGGAAGTTCGACTCGCGGAGGGTCGACCGCCGCGCTGGCGATGATAGAGAAAGTTCGTGCCGGTCAAACTGCCGCGATGATCGGCGACGGACCGCGAGGTCCGATCTACAAACTTAAAGACGGCGCCGCCTATATCTCGATTAACTCAGGCGCCGACGTCATCCCCGTTATCTTTGCCGCAGATCGTACTTGGGTATTTCGCTCGTGGGACCGGTTTACTCTGCCCAAACCGTTTTCACGAGTTTTTTTGTATTACGGCGAACCGATTCCGCATCCCGGCGAAAGCGCCGACGTTCACGAGTTCACTTTGAAGATCGAAGCCGCGTTGGAAGAGCTGCGGGAGAAGGCTGAAACGGAAGCGAGAGCCGCGTGA
- a CDS encoding amino acid permease, protein MDATMLVVGSMIGSGIFIVSSDIARNVGSSGWLLFVWALSGVMTIIPAVSYGELSGMYPQAGGQYIYLRNAYNPLIGFMYGWTFFMVIQCGTIAAVAVAFAKFTAVLVPWFSESNVLFEIASLKFSAAQLLALFNITLLTYLNMQGLREGKFVQNLFTFSKIAVLVLLIALGFSVGANPDVIKLNFAHAWDAVRATVGEDGRLITQSLSGTDFLSAIGLGCVGAIFALDAWNSSTFTAGETENPQKTVAKSLAMGTFLVTGLYMLTNVAYLFMLPLAGDPNGQGVMQLGMQFAASDRVATASVETLLGGAAIVIVAACVMISTFGCNNGIVLTGARVYYAMAEHGLFFKDARKINKHGVPGVALVMQGLWSGVLCLSGKYGDLLDYVVFATVLFYVLTVWGIIRLRTLRPDDERPFRAPGYPYLQILYLVFAVLFSLNLLIYKPQYTWPGLIIVLLGIPIYFMWRKAEVQADSGGEPLR, encoded by the coding sequence ATGGACGCGACGATGCTCGTGGTCGGTTCGATGATCGGCTCGGGTATTTTTATTGTCTCGTCCGACATCGCGCGCAACGTCGGGTCCTCGGGCTGGCTGTTGTTCGTGTGGGCGCTGAGCGGGGTGATGACGATCATACCGGCGGTCAGTTACGGCGAACTGTCGGGCATGTATCCGCAAGCGGGCGGGCAATACATCTATTTGCGCAACGCGTACAATCCGCTGATCGGATTTATGTACGGCTGGACGTTCTTTATGGTGATTCAGTGCGGCACGATTGCCGCCGTCGCCGTGGCGTTCGCGAAGTTCACGGCGGTGTTAGTGCCGTGGTTTTCCGAATCAAATGTGCTCTTTGAAATCGCGTCGCTGAAGTTTTCGGCCGCGCAGCTCTTAGCTTTGTTCAACATCACCCTGCTGACCTATCTGAACATGCAGGGACTGCGCGAAGGAAAGTTCGTGCAGAATCTGTTTACGTTCAGCAAAATCGCAGTCCTTGTATTGTTGATTGCATTGGGGTTTTCCGTCGGCGCGAATCCCGACGTTATCAAGCTGAATTTTGCACATGCGTGGGATGCCGTGCGTGCGACGGTGGGCGAAGATGGAAGGTTGATCACGCAGTCGCTGTCGGGAACGGATTTCTTGAGCGCAATTGGTCTCGGATGTGTCGGAGCGATTTTCGCGCTGGATGCGTGGAATAGCTCGACGTTTACGGCGGGGGAGACGGAGAATCCGCAGAAGACGGTTGCAAAAAGTCTTGCGATGGGTACGTTTCTGGTCACCGGACTTTACATGCTGACGAACGTCGCATATCTGTTTATGCTGCCGCTTGCGGGCGATCCGAACGGGCAGGGCGTCATGCAACTTGGGATGCAGTTTGCCGCGAGTGACCGCGTGGCGACCGCCAGCGTCGAAACGCTTTTAGGCGGAGCGGCGATTGTGATTGTCGCGGCGTGTGTGATGATCTCGACGTTTGGCTGCAATAACGGCATTGTGCTGACCGGTGCGCGTGTGTATTACGCGATGGCGGAGCACGGTTTGTTTTTCAAAGACGCGCGCAAGATCAACAAACACGGTGTGCCGGGCGTCGCGCTGGTGATGCAAGGTTTGTGGAGTGGAGTGTTGTGTCTTTCAGGAAAATACGGCGATTTGCTCGATTACGTCGTGTTTGCGACGGTACTCTTTTACGTGTTGACGGTGTGGGGAATTATTCGGTTGCGCACGTTGCGGCCTGACGACGAACGACCGTTCCGCGCGCCGGGGTATCCGTATTTGCAGATATTGTATTTGGTGTTTGCGGTGCTCTTTTCGCTCAATCTTTTGATTTACAAACCGCAGTATACCTGGCCGGGACTAATCATTGTGTTGCTGGGGATTCCGATTTACTTTATGTGGCGGAAAGCGGAAGTGCAGGCAGATTCCGGCGGGGAACCGCTTCGCTAA
- a CDS encoding glycosyltransferase produces the protein MSKADLHIHTKFSNRPTNFFLKKMKVSESMTDPVAAYEQAKRRGMDFVAITDSDTLDGYAQLAHHADVIPACETATEFPEDGCPVRLLVYGLNNTQLAKILSYRGNLYSVRDYLLSENLFHVVAQPLEPHDGKLSADHVERLLLLFDHFESRSGGRQQRTNEFMAAFLDALTPEYLDQIQRKWKIEPTSERPWQKGQIGSSNDYCGQYAGLTWTETASVPSAGEYLQKLRQRAGVPQGLHGSTMSSAHSMYRVGAQLYAQKVRKSEGDVQGLLELVLNRVLTPEKPTRKQVTRAVWDGLKKVFKIRKKPSAVESKLIAETLRAYRALPKEERLIGIDRDDLETFDARLYNMADRVLSNLSYRLLEDAMEDFGRGQIGSGLPLVAALLPIQSVMAPYIYSFDKLNRDRKLIKEIYQRVDGTLELPKKSGRKKVAWFSDTVTDVNGVSMTLHRMSDVAEKLDADLEIICSVAESRGPTGSKFLNFPPVGEVSIPDYELQKLSVPPILRIMRYLESQDFDEYIISTPGPVGLLAIFAAKLYQVPVRSIYHSDFPQHVRQITGDEGLEKTTWKFMRWFYGMADAVYSPSDHYRKQLIDHGFNPRRLFIYTRGTDLEFYNPRHRDEEFYKPHGITDRVIFVYTGRVSREKNLDVIVDAFLQDDVLQKRAALAIVGDGPFRDELIARKLPPMIVFPGFVKGKELAKAYASGDVFVFPSTTDTYGNSVLEAQASGLPSLVSNEGGPKEIILPNESGFVLPGYDVKAWRDAMRSLVESDELRQRMAAAARARAATRDWSTAFREFWDEDPYPKADEEVRAVVIA, from the coding sequence ATGTCCAAAGCTGATTTACATATTCATACCAAGTTTTCGAACCGGCCTACCAACTTCTTTTTGAAGAAGATGAAGGTGTCGGAGTCTATGACTGATCCGGTCGCGGCCTATGAGCAAGCGAAACGGCGAGGGATGGACTTTGTCGCGATTACGGACAGTGACACTTTGGATGGATATGCCCAGCTTGCGCATCATGCGGACGTAATTCCGGCATGTGAGACGGCAACTGAGTTTCCCGAGGACGGATGTCCGGTTCGTTTGCTTGTCTACGGATTAAACAACACGCAGCTCGCGAAGATTTTGTCTTATCGCGGTAACTTGTACAGCGTGCGCGATTATCTGTTGTCGGAAAACTTGTTTCACGTCGTAGCTCAGCCGCTTGAACCGCATGACGGAAAACTCTCTGCCGATCATGTTGAGAGACTTCTATTGCTCTTTGATCATTTTGAATCGCGCAGCGGCGGTCGGCAGCAGCGTACAAATGAATTCATGGCCGCGTTTCTCGACGCGTTGACGCCGGAATATTTGGATCAGATTCAACGCAAATGGAAGATTGAGCCTACGTCCGAGCGTCCGTGGCAAAAAGGGCAAATCGGCAGCTCCAACGACTATTGCGGGCAGTACGCCGGTTTGACGTGGACGGAGACTGCAAGTGTGCCGAGCGCGGGCGAGTATTTGCAGAAACTGCGGCAGCGTGCCGGAGTTCCGCAGGGATTGCACGGCTCCACGATGTCGTCGGCACATTCGATGTACAGGGTCGGCGCGCAGCTTTACGCTCAAAAAGTCCGTAAGAGCGAAGGCGACGTTCAAGGTCTGCTCGAATTGGTTCTCAACCGCGTGCTGACTCCGGAGAAGCCTACGCGCAAGCAGGTAACGCGTGCAGTTTGGGACGGATTAAAGAAGGTCTTCAAGATCCGCAAAAAGCCGTCCGCCGTGGAAAGCAAGTTGATCGCCGAGACGCTGCGGGCTTACCGCGCTCTGCCCAAGGAAGAGCGGTTGATCGGAATCGACCGCGATGACCTTGAAACATTCGACGCGCGACTTTACAATATGGCGGACCGCGTGCTCAGCAATTTGAGCTACCGACTGCTTGAAGACGCGATGGAAGATTTCGGGCGCGGTCAGATAGGCAGCGGCCTGCCGCTCGTGGCCGCGTTGCTGCCGATTCAAAGCGTGATGGCGCCGTACATCTACTCTTTTGACAAGCTCAACCGCGACCGCAAACTCATTAAAGAGATTTACCAGCGCGTCGACGGCACGCTTGAACTTCCGAAGAAGTCCGGAAGAAAAAAAGTGGCGTGGTTTTCAGATACGGTGACGGACGTGAACGGCGTTTCGATGACGCTGCATAGGATGTCCGACGTCGCCGAAAAACTGGACGCTGATCTGGAGATCATTTGTTCCGTCGCCGAATCGCGCGGACCGACGGGTTCGAAGTTTTTGAATTTCCCGCCTGTCGGCGAAGTGTCGATTCCAGATTACGAACTGCAGAAGCTGTCCGTGCCGCCGATCTTGCGCATCATGCGCTATCTTGAATCGCAGGATTTCGACGAGTACATCATCTCGACGCCGGGACCGGTCGGTTTGTTGGCAATCTTTGCGGCGAAACTCTATCAGGTTCCGGTGCGCTCAATCTACCACAGTGATTTTCCGCAGCACGTACGGCAGATTACCGGCGATGAAGGGCTCGAAAAGACGACTTGGAAATTCATGCGCTGGTTTTACGGAATGGCGGACGCGGTGTATTCGCCGAGCGACCACTACCGTAAACAGCTCATCGACCACGGATTCAATCCGCGCAGGTTGTTTATCTACACCCGCGGCACCGACCTTGAGTTCTACAATCCACGTCATCGTGACGAAGAGTTTTATAAACCGCACGGCATCACCGACCGCGTAATCTTTGTTTACACGGGCCGCGTGTCACGAGAAAAAAATCTTGATGTCATCGTCGATGCGTTTTTGCAGGATGACGTTTTGCAAAAGAGAGCTGCTTTAGCCATCGTCGGCGACGGTCCGTTCCGTGACGAACTGATTGCGCGCAAGCTGCCGCCGATGATTGTCTTCCCGGGTTTTGTCAAAGGTAAAGAGCTCGCGAAAGCCTACGCATCGGGAGACGTGTTTGTTTTTCCGTCGACGACGGATACGTACGGAAACTCGGTGTTGGAAGCACAGGCGTCCGGTTTGCCGTCATTGGTCTCCAATGAGGGAGGACCGAAGGAAATTATTCTGCCCAACGAGAGCGGATTCGTTTTGCCCGGCTACGACGTCAAAGCATGGCGGGATGCGATGCGTTCATTGGTTGAGTCAGATGAGCTGCGACAGCGCATGGCTGCGGCGGCGAGAGCGAGAGCCGCGACGCGCGATTGGTCGACGGCATTCAGAGAGTTTTGGGACGAAGATCCGTATCCAAAGGCGGATGAAGAGGTTCGCGCCGTCGTTATCGCATAA
- a CDS encoding class I SAM-dependent methyltransferase: MPVIEHARKGRPEGYTSDNHRKWEVNNGLYQKHLELYLDHMYKLLEFTGAQNVLDAGCGEGIVFRAMQERGYKGKWTGFDFSDDAIKFAKIASPEADWHVGSAYDIPFKDEQFDVVFCSQVLEHLPEPEKALAELDRVAEHWLLISVPYEPIFRALTWFSVTFKLGGDPGHVNHWRPADFRRFMRTAGKLHAWERTTIYQIGLVDVRPKHHSKPV, translated from the coding sequence TTGCCGGTTATTGAACACGCTCGAAAAGGTCGACCCGAAGGATATACTTCTGACAACCATCGCAAGTGGGAAGTCAACAACGGTCTTTATCAAAAACACTTAGAACTCTATCTCGACCATATGTACAAACTGCTCGAGTTCACAGGCGCGCAGAATGTACTTGATGCCGGGTGCGGCGAGGGGATCGTTTTTCGCGCGATGCAGGAGCGGGGCTACAAGGGTAAGTGGACGGGATTCGATTTCAGCGACGACGCCATAAAGTTTGCAAAAATCGCATCGCCGGAAGCCGATTGGCACGTCGGCAGCGCGTATGACATTCCCTTTAAGGACGAGCAGTTTGACGTTGTTTTCTGCTCGCAGGTTTTGGAGCACTTGCCTGAGCCCGAGAAGGCTTTAGCCGAACTTGACCGTGTGGCCGAACACTGGCTTTTAATTTCTGTTCCCTACGAGCCGATCTTCCGTGCGTTGACGTGGTTTTCCGTGACGTTTAAGCTCGGCGGAGATCCCGGTCACGTTAATCATTGGCGACCCGCGGATTTCAGACGGTTCATGCGCACCGCCGGAAAACTTCACGCTTGGGAACGCACGACGATTTATCAAATCGGTCTGGTGGACGTAAGACCGAAGCACCACTCGAAACCGGTGTGA
- a CDS encoding response regulator, with product MTGRFKSDDAMNNNGWNATEQRVPIDILLIEDRDEAIEMVEGAIAETRLSNRMVVARSQLEAMHYLRHAAAYGPFDADHSMSKPGLILLDINMDSQQGFEVLHEIRTDPTLMTIPVVILTDNLAESDLAYTISHGVTGYFLKPMDPGQLRKVVRDVEDHWNLLWNAPCAN from the coding sequence GTGACTGGACGATTTAAAAGCGATGATGCGATGAATAACAATGGATGGAACGCGACCGAGCAGCGGGTGCCGATAGACATACTGCTGATCGAAGACCGGGATGAGGCCATTGAAATGGTGGAGGGTGCGATTGCAGAGACCAGACTCAGCAACCGCATGGTCGTGGCAAGATCGCAATTGGAAGCGATGCACTATCTTCGCCACGCGGCCGCGTACGGGCCGTTCGATGCCGACCACTCAATGAGCAAACCCGGCTTGATCTTGCTTGACATTAACATGGACAGCCAGCAAGGGTTCGAGGTGCTGCACGAGATTCGCACGGATCCTACGCTGATGACGATTCCCGTCGTGATTTTGACGGACAACTTGGCCGAGTCGGATTTGGCCTACACGATTTCACACGGAGTAACCGGCTATTTTCTGAAGCCGATGGACCCCGGACAACTGCGCAAAGTCGTACGCGACGTCGAAGATCACTGGAACCTGCTGTGGAACGCACCATGCGCGAATTGA
- the sthA gene encoding Si-specific NAD(P)(+) transhydrogenase, producing the protein MSLQRFDLAVLGSGPGGQRAAIAAAKSGKTVAIIERMRELGGVCVATGTIPSKTMREAAIHLSGIQQRAFYGATFRNKEVITADDLRYRTHFVMTREWEVIRSQLTRNHVEIFVGNGKFKDPHTLVVDHHGEIAEVSADKIVIAVGTRPYMPPGVEHDGETILNADSIIDIKTLPRTMTCIGGGVIGLEYASIFAALGVQVTVVDLAKELLSFVDSEIVDALVYQLRQLNVVFRLGERVEQVIVDKSGSEPHAVTKLASGKIIVSDVALYSAGRQANADLIDAEKAGLEVDKRGKIKVNSRLCTNVEHIYAVGDVIGFPALASTSMEQGRLASLEAFGLRDDRQVPDIYPYGIYTIPEISTVGATEELLTQESIPYEIGVARYREIARGQILGDETGVVKLLVDQRTRRVLGVHAIGTGATELIHIGQAVIAHNGTIDYLIHAVFNYPTLAECYKTAALDAHNRLAALGSVKKAPQRV; encoded by the coding sequence ATGTCACTTCAGAGATTCGATCTGGCAGTTTTAGGCAGTGGACCCGGCGGTCAGCGCGCAGCCATTGCCGCGGCTAAATCCGGCAAGACGGTCGCTATCATTGAAAGAATGCGCGAACTCGGCGGAGTCTGCGTCGCGACCGGAACAATCCCCTCTAAAACCATGCGTGAGGCCGCGATCCACCTATCCGGCATTCAGCAGCGCGCGTTCTACGGCGCAACCTTTCGCAACAAAGAGGTGATCACGGCGGACGACCTGCGCTATCGAACTCATTTCGTGATGACACGCGAATGGGAAGTGATACGATCGCAGTTGACCCGCAATCACGTCGAAATTTTCGTCGGCAACGGAAAGTTCAAGGACCCGCACACCTTGGTCGTTGACCATCACGGTGAAATCGCGGAAGTCTCAGCCGACAAGATCGTGATCGCGGTCGGCACGCGGCCCTACATGCCGCCGGGAGTGGAGCACGACGGCGAGACAATTCTGAACGCCGATTCGATCATCGACATAAAGACATTGCCGCGCACGATGACGTGTATCGGCGGCGGCGTGATTGGATTGGAATACGCGAGTATCTTTGCTGCGCTCGGAGTGCAAGTCACGGTTGTGGATTTGGCTAAGGAGCTTCTGAGCTTTGTCGATTCGGAAATCGTGGACGCGCTGGTTTATCAATTGCGCCAACTGAATGTCGTTTTCAGATTGGGCGAAAGAGTCGAGCAAGTCATCGTGGACAAGAGTGGATCGGAGCCGCACGCGGTAACCAAGCTCGCGTCCGGGAAGATCATTGTCAGCGACGTCGCGCTCTATTCGGCGGGACGGCAAGCGAATGCGGATTTGATAGACGCCGAAAAAGCCGGACTCGAAGTGGATAAGCGCGGCAAAATAAAAGTGAATTCGCGGCTGTGCACGAATGTCGAGCATATCTACGCGGTCGGCGACGTAATCGGTTTCCCCGCACTTGCCAGTACGTCGATGGAGCAAGGTCGGCTCGCGTCGCTCGAGGCTTTCGGTTTGCGCGACGACCGTCAAGTTCCCGATATCTATCCCTACGGAATTTACACCATACCGGAAATATCCACCGTGGGCGCGACCGAAGAGCTGCTGACGCAAGAATCGATTCCCTACGAAATCGGCGTCGCGCGCTATCGCGAAATAGCACGCGGACAAATTCTCGGTGATGAAACCGGAGTGGTAAAACTCTTAGTAGATCAACGAACTCGCCGCGTACTCGGAGTACACGCCATCGGCACCGGCGCGACGGAGTTGATCCACATCGGCCAAGCTGTGATCGCGCACAACGGCACGATTGACTATTTGATTCACGCGGTGTTCAACTATCCGACGCTCGCCGAATGCTACAAGACCGCCGCGCTCGACGCGCACAACCGTCTGGCCGCGCTCGGTTCAGTGAAAAAGGCTCCGCAGCGCGTATGA
- a CDS encoding T9SS type A sorting domain-containing protein: protein MNKMKILFVAAALMMMLGLTTQKANAWCNPGEVYCGFVVDSNVTVGHDDVERYRDGWDGPYCTPGGVNDRWRGKAHVYRIHNPGNPFVVTLDWNDNPNTDRDDLILVVLEDCDANKCLGSDPHTLEFSSENGNEIDDNDSNGIWIIVDSRKDTTTAYTLNIYCGDFPFSVELSSFTATRVGEGVSINWSTASETDNDHFEVSRRAVGEETEWMTIGVVGGNGTTSSEHHYSVTDNSAGNGSYYYMLQGFDVNGSVQEYGTAYVEGVVETAPVVETFGLLGNYPNPFNPSTNIRFSLAETSDITLTVYDVQGRIVTELANGTVEAGVHELSFDASGLTSGVYFAQLSGSFGSDVMKMVLMK from the coding sequence ATGAACAAGATGAAGATTCTGTTTGTTGCGGCGGCCTTGATGATGATGCTCGGCCTCACGACCCAAAAAGCAAATGCCTGGTGCAATCCGGGCGAAGTGTATTGCGGTTTTGTCGTTGATTCGAATGTGACCGTTGGACATGACGACGTAGAACGTTATCGCGACGGTTGGGACGGACCGTATTGTACGCCCGGTGGAGTTAATGACCGCTGGCGCGGCAAGGCTCACGTCTACCGCATTCACAATCCCGGCAACCCATTTGTCGTGACCCTCGACTGGAATGATAATCCGAACACGGATCGTGACGACTTGATTTTGGTCGTACTTGAAGATTGCGACGCGAATAAGTGCCTCGGTTCGGATCCGCATACGCTCGAGTTCTCCTCTGAGAATGGCAACGAGATTGACGACAACGATTCCAACGGTATCTGGATTATTGTGGACAGCCGTAAGGACACGACCACGGCTTACACCCTCAATATTTATTGCGGCGACTTCCCGTTCAGCGTCGAGTTGAGCTCTTTCACGGCGACCCGCGTGGGTGAAGGCGTTTCCATCAATTGGAGCACCGCTTCCGAAACTGACAACGATCACTTTGAAGTTTCGCGCCGCGCAGTTGGCGAAGAAACCGAATGGATGACCATTGGCGTCGTCGGCGGAAATGGAACGACTTCTTCGGAACACCACTACTCGGTGACGGATAATTCGGCCGGCAATGGCAGCTACTATTACATGCTGCAGGGCTTTGACGTGAACGGCAGCGTGCAAGAATACGGCACGGCCTATGTCGAAGGCGTCGTCGAAACCGCTCCGGTGGTTGAGACTTTCGGGCTGTTGGGCAACTATCCCAACCCGTTCAACCCGAGCACCAATATCCGCTTCTCGCTGGCCGAGACGTCGGATATCACCTTGACCGTATACGACGTGCAAGGCCGTATCGTGACTGAATTGGCCAACGGTACCGTCGAAGCCGGCGTGCATGAGCTTTCGTTTGACGCGAGCGGCCTGACTTCCGGCGTATACTTCGCGCAGTTGTCCGGTTCGTTCGGCAGCGACGTCATGAAGATGGTCTTGATGAAGTAA